A genomic window from Paenibacillus sp. FSL K6-0276 includes:
- a CDS encoding polysaccharide deacetylase family protein, whose protein sequence is MASIESSTILMIELLSLEHKQADYQIEVGLTRNVGYERCMLTIDEFTYEQLNALGPFSGERMRLSLYPKWDPFRNSYYSTLIIMNKAFSETLYFACSEYYVSQLLQLKQQDYPHAEEERVVQTMLPSIEPVRRQSRKKSNRIGKATLQCIMFTCLVLVLSLRMDGQLMDSAEALKDPVRGSSSEQIEPILSLPLVPDAQTVLINNQQDEPTPEPSEPPQEQIKTYEEIELTENKYEYSLPKGYVALSFDDGPSKYTKEIVDILVEHEVAATFLFVGNKVAHNVEAVKYASEHRMSIGSHSWDHSKMTDNGDEQNRNNLAKANQALEQIIQSPITVFRPPYGAINKKLAAKVTEQQMKVLLWNRDSEDWKVKSPEDILQYVHHTDPSGGVYLFHEKKITVEALPAIIKYFQEKDMKFVIFK, encoded by the coding sequence ATGGCATCAATTGAATCGAGTACCATTCTAATGATTGAGTTACTGTCGCTTGAGCATAAGCAGGCCGATTATCAGATTGAGGTAGGGCTAACTCGTAATGTCGGGTATGAAAGATGCATGCTTACCATTGATGAATTTACATATGAACAACTAAATGCCCTGGGTCCCTTTTCCGGGGAAAGAATGAGATTGTCATTATATCCGAAATGGGATCCTTTTCGTAACAGTTATTACAGTACGCTGATCATAATGAACAAAGCCTTCAGCGAAACGCTGTATTTTGCCTGCTCTGAATATTATGTATCGCAACTCCTTCAATTAAAGCAACAGGACTATCCCCATGCTGAAGAGGAGAGGGTAGTTCAAACGATGCTTCCCTCAATAGAGCCAGTACGTAGGCAAAGCAGAAAGAAGAGCAACCGGATCGGAAAGGCTACACTGCAGTGTATCATGTTCACTTGTTTGGTACTTGTATTATCTCTTCGAATGGATGGACAACTCATGGACAGTGCAGAAGCGTTGAAAGATCCCGTACGTGGAAGTAGTTCTGAGCAAATTGAGCCAATCCTCTCTCTGCCGCTTGTCCCCGATGCTCAGACGGTGTTAATCAATAACCAGCAAGATGAACCTACGCCAGAACCCTCGGAGCCTCCTCAGGAACAGATAAAGACGTATGAAGAAATTGAATTAACCGAGAATAAATACGAATATAGCTTGCCGAAGGGTTACGTGGCTTTGTCATTTGATGATGGTCCGTCGAAGTATACGAAAGAAATCGTAGATATTCTAGTAGAACATGAGGTGGCAGCCACCTTTTTATTTGTTGGGAATAAGGTAGCTCATAATGTGGAAGCGGTTAAGTACGCGAGTGAGCATCGGATGTCGATTGGAAGTCATTCGTGGGATCATAGCAAGATGACCGACAATGGGGATGAGCAGAACCGAAATAATTTGGCGAAGGCAAATCAGGCGTTGGAACAAATCATTCAATCGCCAATAACTGTTTTTCGGCCTCCTTATGGTGCGATTAATAAAAAGTTAGCCGCCAAGGTGACGGAACAGCAGATGAAGGTTCTGTTATGGAATCGTGATTCTGAGGATTGGAAAGTTAAGAGCCCAGAAGATATCCTTCAATATGTTCATCATACTGATCCGTCCGGCGGAGTGTATCTCTTTCACGAAAAGAAGATTACCGTAGAGGCGTTGCCCGCTATCATTAAGTATTTTCAAGAGAAAGACATGAAATTCGTCATTTTTAAGTAG
- a CDS encoding nucleotide excision repair endonuclease, with the protein MINITIPNVDVSITKQVNPQLSNIYGFTDFHLIPRDYGGIFMFYNDQDELLFVGKARKLRPRIKKHFEDTVSDIREHRDEVTRIDVCLIESPVHREIYETYIINELKSKYNVDKVMFR; encoded by the coding sequence ATGATCAACATAACCATTCCCAATGTGGATGTTAGTATTACTAAACAAGTTAACCCGCAGTTAAGCAATATTTATGGATTCACTGATTTTCACCTGATCCCAAGAGATTACGGCGGTATTTTTATGTTCTACAATGACCAAGATGAGTTGCTGTTCGTAGGTAAAGCGAGAAAGCTAAGACCAAGAATCAAGAAACATTTTGAAGACACCGTATCTGATATCAGAGAACATCGGGACGAGGTCACCAGAATTGATGTTTGCTTAATCGAAAGCCCTGTTCACAGAGAGATTTATGAAACGTATATCATCAATGAATTAAAATCTAAATACAATGTAGACAAAGTGATGTTTAGATAA
- a CDS encoding peptide MFS transporter → MSATDRQKIVDSVPQTGFFGHPKGLFTLFFTEFWERFSYYGMRAILVYYMYYEVSKGGLGLPEDMALSIMSIYGSLVYMSGIIGGWLADRIFGTSKAVFYGGVLIMFGHILLAIPGNATLFFASMIMIVLGTGLLKPNVSSIVGEIYSEQDNRRDAAFSIFYMGINLGGFLSPLIVGAVGMNDFHLGFSIAAIGMFIGLVVYVVTRTKNLGLAGTIVRNPIPAEQKKKLFTRIGIGLVVLAVLITVGILTGVLTFETFIKIVGVLGLLIPTMYFIVMYRSPQTTAVERSRILAYIPLFIASIMFWAIQEQTSTVLASFADKRTQLDFAGLHISPAWFQSLNPLFIIALAPIFAWIWLKLGNRQPTIPQKFSLGLLFAGLSFLVILVPAYFGGANSLVNPLWLVLSYFIVVIGELCLSPVGLSATTKLAPAAFTAQMMSMWFLSNAAAQAINAQIVKFYTPDTEMLYFGVIGGVAIVLAVILFLFSSKIQNFMKGIR, encoded by the coding sequence ATGTCAGCAACAGATAGGCAAAAAATTGTAGATAGTGTTCCACAAACAGGATTTTTCGGACATCCCAAAGGACTATTCACACTCTTCTTCACAGAATTTTGGGAGCGGTTTTCCTATTATGGCATGAGAGCGATCCTAGTTTACTACATGTATTATGAAGTAAGCAAAGGGGGTCTCGGATTACCAGAAGATATGGCCCTTTCGATTATGTCTATCTACGGATCACTCGTATATATGTCTGGAATTATAGGTGGATGGCTTGCGGATCGGATTTTCGGGACTTCGAAGGCTGTCTTTTACGGTGGCGTTTTAATTATGTTCGGGCATATTTTACTGGCGATACCGGGAAATGCCACGCTATTCTTTGCTTCGATGATTATGATCGTGCTTGGAACCGGACTTCTTAAGCCCAATGTATCAAGTATTGTAGGCGAAATCTATAGCGAACAAGATAACCGCCGCGACGCTGCTTTCAGCATTTTTTATATGGGTATTAACCTCGGCGGATTCCTCTCTCCACTGATTGTAGGCGCTGTAGGTATGAATGATTTCCATCTTGGCTTCTCGATTGCCGCAATCGGAATGTTTATTGGATTAGTTGTTTACGTAGTGACTCGCACCAAAAACCTGGGTCTGGCAGGTACGATTGTACGCAATCCGATTCCAGCCGAACAGAAGAAGAAATTATTTACTAGGATTGGCATTGGACTAGTTGTGCTTGCGGTATTAATTACGGTCGGCATTCTTACTGGAGTGCTCACCTTTGAAACATTCATTAAGATAGTCGGAGTGTTAGGGCTACTTATTCCTACGATGTACTTTATTGTGATGTACCGTAGCCCCCAAACAACAGCTGTCGAGCGATCCCGAATTCTCGCGTACATCCCTTTATTTATCGCGTCGATTATGTTCTGGGCGATTCAGGAACAAACTTCAACGGTTTTAGCTAGCTTTGCTGATAAGCGCACCCAATTGGATTTTGCAGGCTTACACATTTCTCCTGCTTGGTTCCAGTCGCTTAACCCGCTGTTTATTATCGCCCTTGCACCTATATTTGCTTGGATTTGGTTAAAGCTCGGTAACCGTCAACCAACGATTCCTCAAAAATTCTCGCTTGGTTTATTATTTGCCGGTCTGTCCTTCCTAGTAATCCTGGTGCCGGCTTACTTCGGTGGTGCCAATTCACTTGTGAACCCATTATGGCTGGTTCTTAGCTATTTTATCGTCGTGATTGGGGAACTATGCTTGTCACCTGTTGGCCTCTCGGCAACGACCAAACTGGCGCCAGCCGCTTTTACTGCTCAGATGATGAGCATGTGGTTCTTGTCCAATGCTGCTGCGCAAGCTATTAATGCTCAGATTGTGAAGTTCTATACCCCAGATACCGAAATGCTGTACTTCGGAGTCATCGGTGGAGTTGCCATTGTGCTCGCGGTAATTCTCTTCCTTTTCTCTTCTAAGATTCAGAATTTCATGAAGGGTATACGTTAA
- a CDS encoding TetR/AcrR family transcriptional regulator produces MITESSSGRKKSDESVSVNRREQILEAAVVVFAENGYYRATTAQVAEKVGISQPYVFKVFKNKEELFVASLERAFERIVRTFKGVEASADQMLKESIKVYELLMETHPNEMILQVQGLGIRDEVIRQTMQKGIRDITNLVHEKFVAAGIEQPEVEVSTFMANGMLCNISMALGMPELKPKHWKE; encoded by the coding sequence ATGATAACAGAATCTAGTTCCGGTCGCAAGAAATCAGACGAATCGGTCTCGGTAAACCGCCGAGAGCAGATCTTGGAGGCAGCGGTTGTTGTGTTCGCCGAGAATGGCTACTACCGAGCTACAACAGCACAGGTTGCAGAAAAGGTAGGTATTTCTCAGCCTTATGTGTTTAAAGTGTTTAAGAACAAAGAAGAATTGTTTGTCGCCTCCTTGGAGCGTGCTTTTGAACGGATTGTTCGTACGTTTAAGGGAGTTGAGGCGTCAGCAGATCAAATGCTAAAGGAATCAATTAAGGTATACGAGTTGTTGATGGAAACGCACCCGAATGAGATGATTCTGCAAGTTCAGGGGTTAGGTATTCGCGATGAAGTCATTCGTCAAACGATGCAAAAGGGAATACGTGATATTACCAATCTTGTGCATGAGAAATTTGTAGCCGCTGGGATCGAGCAGCCTGAAGTAGAGGTAAGTACCTTTATGGCTAATGGTATGCTCTGCAATATTTCTATGGCACTTGGAATGCCAGAGTTGAAGCCGAAACATTGGAAAGAGTAG
- a CDS encoding glycosyltransferase: MKPKFLIAKLTLLFMFLVVSVMPVTADAASKEKKSSHKQCLTPSVIELKDNLRKLWSDHVIWTKNYIVSAFANSEDKEKVLARLLQNQQDIGNVFKPYYGEAVGDKLAQLLREHIVIAGKVVAAVLSNNQADLEKYNKEWYANADDIAKFLSAQNPKYSYEQLKEMLHEHLELITDDVTARVKKDWDAEIVAFDKGLEHMIMFGDILTEGIVKQFPDKFN; encoded by the coding sequence ATGAAGCCTAAGTTTTTGATTGCGAAGCTAACTTTGTTGTTTATGTTTCTTGTTGTTAGTGTAATGCCCGTAACTGCTGATGCTGCATCCAAAGAGAAAAAGAGTTCACATAAGCAATGCTTAACTCCCTCCGTGATAGAGCTTAAAGATAACCTCAGAAAACTATGGAGCGACCATGTGATATGGACGAAAAACTACATAGTTAGCGCCTTTGCCAATTCCGAGGACAAAGAGAAAGTACTGGCAAGGTTGCTACAGAATCAGCAAGACATAGGGAATGTTTTTAAACCGTATTACGGTGAGGCAGTTGGAGATAAGCTAGCTCAATTATTGCGGGAGCATATTGTTATTGCCGGAAAAGTCGTTGCGGCTGTGCTTTCTAACAATCAAGCGGATTTGGAAAAATACAATAAAGAGTGGTATGCCAACGCTGACGACATTGCTAAGTTCCTTAGTGCACAGAATCCCAAATATTCGTATGAACAATTGAAAGAGATGCTTCATGAACATTTGGAGCTAATTACGGATGATGTGACAGCAAGGGTTAAAAAGGATTGGGATGCTGAAATCGTCGCTTTTGATAAAGGGCTGGAGCATATGATTATGTTTGGAGATATACTAACTGAGGGTATTGTTAAACAATTCCCTGATAAATTCAATTGA